A part of Sebastes fasciatus isolate fSebFas1 chromosome 10, fSebFas1.pri, whole genome shotgun sequence genomic DNA contains:
- the LOC141775428 gene encoding equilibrative nucleobase transporter 1-like — protein sequence MTGLLKSLTVRNWLTFVTSVLECLCFVGAVFGWASLAFVLKTEGYFSSLCVNTTGVNETQVLDCSVQDEQFTLVFTIASFSFSFLTLPNGFLFDRFGTTVPRLLGICLFTTGTLMFAFSTAAWSNLLFPALSLVALGGNLLLMTDIQVGNLFGPRRSTIINLHVGAIGSSAALFLVIKLLHEAGISLLASFLFLSACSVFHFLRTFFLLPRDHIPYPLPDDYTYGTTCCKAKTLSLENLTANGNAQMTTEEVEVVPVKQEKSFRECLKSRLFWLHLLWLSVMQLRQYHFIGTLNPILQRLTAGELSLVSQYINAFSIVQVFGVVCAPLNGLIMDRHKGKPRAEGESEQEADLRASVLSLLLTALLGVSFSACATISNLPLQYFTFVLLMFNRSFLYGANAAFIILAFPSCHFGKLFGLVMALAAVFSLLQYACFALVNEPLNVDPLYVNIGLTLLTLFAFIHPLSVFLHCRSLASQRAIKASS from the exons ATGACGGGTCTTTTGAAGAGCTTGACGGTGAGAAACTGGCTCACCTTTGTTACGAGTGTTTTGGAGTGTCTGTGTTTCGTCGGAGCCGTGTTCGGATGGGCTTCGCTTGCTTTTGTCCTGAAGACGGAGGGCTACTTCAGCTCTCTCTGTGTCAACACCACAGGAGTCAATGAAACACAGGTCTTAG ATTGCAGTGTACAGGATGAACAGTTCACTCTTGTCTTCACCATCGCCTCCTTTAGTTTCAGTTTCCTGACGCTGCCCAATGGTTTCCTCTTTGACCGGTTTGGTACTACAGTGCCTCGACTCTTAGGAAT ATGTCTTTTCACCACGGGGACCTTGATGTTTGCCTTCTCAACTGCAG CTTGGTCCAACCTGCTGTTCCCAGCTCTCTCCCTCGTGGCACTGGGTGGCAACTTGTTGCTTATGACAGACATCCAG GTAGGAAACCTGTTTGGACCACGTCGCTCCACCATCATCAATCTCCATGTCGGGGCCATCGGGTCTTCCGCAGCACTCTTCCTTGTCATCAAG CTGTTACACGAGGCCGGCATCTCTCTCCTcgcctccttcctcttcctgtccgCCTGCAGCGTCTTCCACTTCCTCAGGACTTTCTTCCTGCTGCCCAGAGACCACATTCCCTACCCGCTGCCTGATGACTACACATACGG gACAACCTGTTGTAAAGCAAAGACTCTCAGCTTAGAGAACTTAACAGCGAATGGTAACGCTCAGATGACAACAGAGGAAGTCGAGGTCGTCCCTGTGAAACAAG AGAAAAGTTTCCGTGAGTGTTTGAAGTCCAGGCTCTTTTGGTTGCACCTGCTTTGGTTGTCGGTGATGCAGCTCAGACAGTACCACTTCATCGGCACCCTCAACCCCATACTGCAGCGGCTGACGGCGGGAGAACTTTCACTGG TGAGCCAGTACATCAATGCCTTCTCTATAGTGCAGGTGTTTGGCGTGGTGTGTGCTCCCTTGAACGGCCTCATCATGGACAGACACAAGGGCAAACCTCGTGCTGAAG gagAGAGTGAACAGGAAGCAGACCTGAGGGCCTCGGTGCTTTCTCTCCTCTTGACGGCGCTGCTGGGTGTGTCGTTCTCAGCTTGTGCCACCATCTCAAACCTGCCGCTTCAGTACTTCACCTTTGTCCTGCTGATGTTCAACCGCTCCTTCCTCTACGGCGCCAACGCAGCCTTCATCATTTTGGC ttTCCCGTCGTGCCACTTTGGAAAGCTGTTTGGTCTGGTCATGGCTCTGGCTGCAGTGTTTTCTCTACTGCAGTATGCCTGCTTCGCCCTGGTGAATGAACCTTTGAATGTAGACCCATTATAT GTCAACATCGGTCTGACGCTGCTCACCCTGTTCGCCTTCATCCAtcccctctctgtcttcctgcACTGTCGAAGTCTCGCCTCCCAGCGAGCCATCAAAGCCTCCTCTTAA
- the LOC141775902 gene encoding equilibrative nucleobase transporter 1-like yields MSGLGNSLMVRRCLTFATGLVECLCFAGIMFGWASLVFVLKTEGYFSSLCVNTTAVNATELDCSGQDEQFSLIFTIASFMFNFVTLPNGFLFDRFGTTVARLFGIFLYTTGALTVAFSNAASSNLLFPALSLLAAGGDLFQMTNIQIGNLFGSRRSTIITLYNGAFGSSSALFLVIKLLHEAGVSLRSSFLFLSACSVIHLLRTFFLLPRDHIPYLLPDDYTYGITCGKSKTLNSEQVTANGNAKMTTEKMPLNEDVLVKQEKSFCDCVKSRRFVLLLLWLSVIQLRHHFFIGTLNPMLQRLTAGEPSLVSKYTNAFAIAQLCGVLCAPWNGLIMDRHKGKPRAAGESEQEADLRASVLSLLVTSLQCLLFSVCAATPYLPLQYLTFILQVLNRSFLYGGNAAFISVAFPSCHFGKLYGLIMALSAVFCLLQYPCFALVKRALGGDPLYVNIGLTLLTLLAFIHPLSVFLHCRRLASQRAINASS; encoded by the exons ATGTCGGGTCTTGGGAACAGCTTGATGGTACGACGCTGCCTCACCTTTGCAACAGGTCTGGTGGAGTGTCTGTGTTTTGCCGGAATCATGTTCGGATGGGCTTCACTTGTTTTTGTCCTGAAGACGGAGGGCTACTTCAGCTCTCTGTGCGTCAACACCACAGCAGTCAATGCAACAGAGTTAG ATTGCAGTGGACAAGATGAACAGTTCTCTCTTATCTTCACCATCGCCTCCTTTATGTTCAATTTCGTGACGCTGCCCAATGGGTTCCTCTTTGACCGGTTTGGTACCACGGTGGCTCGGCTCTTTGGAAT ATTTCTTTACACCACGGGGGCCTTGACGGTGGCCTTCTCGAATGCAG CTTCGTCCAACCTGCTGTTCCCAGCTCTCTCCCTCCTGGCAGCGGGTGGCGACTTGTTTCAAATGACCAACATTCAG ATAGGAAACCTGTTCGGCTCACGTCGCTCCACCATCATCACTCTCTATAACGGGGCCTTCGGGTCTTCCTCAGCACTCTTCCTTGTCATCAAG CTGTTACACGAGGCCGGCGTCTCTCTCCgctcctctttcctcttcctgtctgcCTGCAGCGTCATCCACCTCCTCAGGACTTTCTTCCTGCTGCCCAGAGATCACATTCCCTACCTGCTGCCTGATGACTACACATACGG GATAACCTGTGGTAAATCAAAGACTCTGAACTCAGAGCAGGTAACAGCGAATGGTAACGCAAAGATGACGACAGAGAAAATGCCCCTCAACGAGGACGTCCTTGTGAAACAAG AGAAGAGTTTCTGTGACTGTGTGAAgtccaggcgctttgtgttgctgctgctttGGTTGTCAGTGATACAGCTCAGACATCACTTTTTCATCGGCACCCTCAACCCCATGCTGCAGCGGCTGACGGCAGGAGAACCTTCACtgg TGAGCAAGTACACCAATGCCTTTGCTATAGCGCAGCTGTGTGGCGTGCTGTGTGCTCCCTGGAACGGCCTCATCATGGACAGACACAAGGGCAAACCTCGTGCTGCAG gagAGAGTGAACAGGAAGCAGACCTGCGGGCCTCGGTGCTTTCTCTCCTCGTGACGTCGCTGCAGTGTCTGCTGTTCTCAGTTTGTGCCGCCACCCCGTACCTGCCGCTTCAGTATCTCACCTTCATCCTGCAGGTTCTCAACCGCTCCTTCCTCTACGGCGGTAACGCAGCCTTCATCAGTGTGGC tTTCCCGTCGTGTCACTTTGGGAAGCTGTATGGTCTGATCATGGCTCTGTCTGCAGTGTTTTGTCTGCTACAGTATCCCTGCTTCGCCCTGGTGAAAAGAGCTCTGGGTGGAGACCCTTTATAT gtGAACATCGGTCTGACGCTGCTCACCCTGCTCGCCTTCATCCAtcccctctctgtcttcctgcACTGTCGTCGTCTCGCCTCCCAGCGAGCCATCAATGCCTCCTCTTAA